Below is a window of Pyrobaculum aerophilum str. IM2 DNA.
CGTTTTAAGCCTTCTTCTCAGACTCTTTCTTCTTCTCTTCCACTTTTTTCGGTGGGGCGCACATAGTCACAAATTTATATTTAGAATTTAAATTTTTCGAATAAAGAGGGGCTCACTAACTTGGCGAGGTAATCGCATAAGATGTCGGCGCATTTGACGCACATCTCGCCTTTGGGATCTGTTAAGCGTTTTTCAAGACAGCGCGCGCACCGCATTACCTCTTCGGGGGGATTTGGCGACAGCTTTTTCAAAAGGGCCGGTAGCGCCTCTACGCTCGGCGTGGGGCTGTGAGGGGGCCTGCCCAGTAGGCCCAGTATTAAAGAGCGCACGGCCACAAAGGCGTTGTAACAAGCCCACGGGTGGTCCCCCAGCTCCAGCCCTCTGAGCGCCTCTTTCATGTGTCTATAATGTCTCTCGAGCCACTTGGGGTGAATCACGTGGCGAATAAAATTTAACTATATATCACTCTCGCCACATGCTATTGTCCATGTGTAAAACCGCCTCTATTTTAGACTACCGGCCGGTGGTTTTTCTAGACGGCGAGGGCTACGTCAGAGTCACCGCCGACAATGGGAGGAGCATAGTGGCCAAGGCGGTGAGGGGGCCGTGTAAAGGGGTGTCTCGGGAAGTCGCTTTCCTCCTATATCCCTATTACGGCTGGGGGAGGATGGAGGTGGCGGCGGAATTCCAAATAGAGCCCGTGGACCCCGTCAGAGCCACGAGAGTTGTCATGAGAGTCCCCTTCGGCATCAGCGAGGTAGTGGTGAGGAGACAGCTGGAGGGCTATCCCATTTATGAGGGGTCTGTGGCGTTGGAGTACTTAGAACATATTGAATTCGGCGAGGTGGTGCACGTAGAGCCGTCGCAGTTTTCCGTTCTCACGTCTGAGACTAAGCTTAGGCTTGTGGAAGTCCCAGTGGAGGATTCAGAGATTATATTCTTGCGCCGTTAGTATATATATTATCCACAGGGTGGAAATAATGTTTTTCATAACGTTTTAGTATATGCCCATGCCAGCTCCTCTGGAGCCCCACGGCGGTCGTTTAGTATATAACGTAATTGAGGACAGAGATAAGGCGGCGGCTATGATACAAGGGCTGCCGTCTATTGAAATTGAGCCGACGTTAGGCCCCGACGGCTCGCCTATCCGCAACCCGTATAGAGAGATCATGTCTATTGCATACGGCTTCTTCAGCCCGGTGGAGGGCTTTATGACGAGAAATGAAGTGGAGTCGATTCTCAAAGAGAGGAGGCTTTTAAACGGCTGGCTCTTCCCCTTCCCCTTGATATACGACGTCGACGAGGAGAAGATTAAGGGCATTAAAGAGGGAGACTCAGTCCTTCTAAAGCTCAAGGGTAAGCCTCTCGCCGTGTTGAACGTTGAGGAAATATGGAGGCTTCCAGACCGCAAAGAGCTGGCCGATGCGGTCTTCGGCACGCCGGAGAGAAATAAGGAGGTTGTGAAGAAGAGATTTGACGAGAAACACCCAGGGTGGCTGATCTACCGATCGATGAGGCCGATGGCCCTCGCCGGAAAAATTACTGTTGTAAATCCGCCGAGGTTTAAAGAGCCTTACTCGCGGTTTTGGATGCCTCCGCGCGTCTCGAGGGAGTACGTGGAGAAAAAGGGGTGGCGGATAGTAGTTGCCCACCAGACTAGAAACGTCCCCCACATAGGCCACGAGATGCTTATGAAAAGGGCAATGTTCGTGGCGGGAGGCGAGAGGCCTGGAGACGCCGTTTTAGTCAACGCTATAATTGGCGCCAAGCGGCCTGGGGACTACGTGGATGAGGCGATTTTAGAAGGCCACGAGGCGTTGAACAAAGCCGGGTATTTCCACCCAGACCGCCACGTGGTCACCATGACGCTATGGGATATGCGCTACGGCAACCCTCTTGAGTCTCTTCTACACGGCATAATTAGGCAGAACATGGGGGCTACTCACCACATGTTCGGCCGCGACCACGCCGCGACTGGCGACTATTACGACCCCTACGCCACGCAGTACTTATGGACCAGAGGGCTCCCCAGCTACGGCTTAAACGAGCCTCCCCACATGACTGACAAGGGGCTGAGGATAAAGCCGGTTAACCTCGGCGAGTTCGCCTATTGTCCCAAATGCGGCGAGTATACATACCTCGGCATGTCCTACGAGGGGTATAAAGAAGTGGCGCTGTGTGGACACACGCCGGAGCGCATCTCCGGCTCCCTCCTCCGCGGCATTATAATAGAGGGCTTGAGGCCGCCTAAAGTGGTGATGAGGCCTGAGGTATACGACGTAATTGTGAAGTGGTGGAGGGTATACGGCTATCCCTACGTGACCGATAAATACCTAAGAATAAAGGAACAAGAGCTAGAGGTGGAGCTATGACATATAAAATAGGGCTTTTAATAGACGAGAAGAGATACGAGGCTATTAAAAACACCCCGCTGGCCCAGAGTTTAAAGTCTATGTTCGGCGGCGAGATAAAGATGTTAGAGGTTGAGGTTGATGAAGAGACCGCCAAGAGAATACTCGCGGAATTCCCGTCGGCCAGAGTAGACGCGAGGGGCTTTCTCGAGGATCTGCCAGTGGCGTTTAAGAGGGCGCTCTTCGAGGCCATAGCCCAGGAGGGGAATGCGGACAAATCGGTGTTCGAAAAAGTGTTTCAAAAAATCGACGTTATTAAAGAGGCGGCGAAGAAGGAGAAAGAATACGTGCCCCCGCCGTAGGTTGGAGCAATACTTTTTTCAAATAGGCCGAGTGCTTAACGACAAACACATAAGTTTTCCCATCCTTCTCAGTCCTTATAGTTACGCCCTTGAAGTTTTTAACCGCCTCCGACAGGGGGAGCCCGGCGTATTGAGGCGGGAACTCCACCACGTCGTTTTTCGCCCTTATATACGCCACTACGTCGCATAGACAGAACTTTTACAACACCTCTTCGTATTCCATATGGATCACTGGACTATTCCTAAAATACTTTATTACTAGGCCGTGGGAAACACCTATTTTCAATAATGTGGGAACAATTTTATTAAAGGCAATACAGAGGTTCACATATGGACCCAGTCACAATAATTTTATACGGCGTATTTCCCTATATTTCACTACTGCTTTTTGCGGGGGGCGTGTTGTATAGACTCGGCAGCTGGCTGTCCGCCAGCGGCCTCACGGGGCTTTACTCAGTGGCGGTTAAGGGCTATACCTGGAGCTTTGGCTCCAGGCTGGGGGAGGTTTTAAAACGGGTTTTCCTCCTATACACCTTGACGATGTCCGACAAAATGCTTTTAGTGGGCTCGTTCCTATTCCACTGGGGCATTTGGATAGCGTTGCTGGGCCACGCCTCTATGATTATCCCGCCGGAGCAATTCGGCATGCCTAAAGAGACGCATAAGGCCATTGCGCTATACGCCGGAGGGACAGCTGGCGTCATGTCGCTAATAGGCTTAGTGATACTCCTCATAAGAAGGATTGTGAGGAGCGACGTGAGGAGGCTGAGCTTTCTAGACGACTGGTTCGCCTTAATCCTCCTGCTCCTCCTCGTGGCCGTGGGGAATTACCAGACGCTTGTGCTACGCCCTGACTACATGGAGACTGTAGCCCCGTGGGTCCAGTCCGTGTTGGCGGGGAGCCCCAGGCTTGAGCTAGTGGAACACTGGGACTTCGCCACTAAGCTACACGTCTTCCTGGCGCTGTTGTTTATCGCGTACGTCCCGTTCGGTAAGTTAATACACCCCTTCTCCTTCTTGGCAATGCCGACGTTGTGGAAAAGCCCCACGAAACTATACGGCTACATATTGGCGAAAATAAGAGGGTAATTAACAACTTTTTTGAAATAAGATTTATAGAAGACCCACGGCTATTCACACATGACTGTAGCGGAGGCACAACACGCACACGAGGCGGTTTCCGCCCCGTCTTTGTTCAAAGCCGCCTACAACGAAAGACACCTATCCGGTACCGCTCTTATTCAAAACCGCCGACGGCACACGGCGCAGTTACTTTCATAAGTCAGGAAATCATGTCAGGAAAGCGTACTTCCTCTTGACAAATGCCAATATCAGGACGACTGGCAAATTGCTGAGCAAGGCGGCTCTAGCCTTGAACAAACCCCCACAGTTAATCAATGTTAAATACCAGTTGAATTAGAGACATGGAGTCCCCCTACGCCCCCCACCCCGCCCCGGGCAGGGCGGGGCGGCCCTGGCGCGCGGGCCGAAGGCGGGGAGAGCCCGCCGAGGGGGTTAGCGACACTCCGGGCGTTGCCCGCCCCGGAAGCCTCTGGCGATCCGGGGCCCCGTGCCCCCCCGGGACGCCCGGAGAGCAGAAAGGGGGCATGTGTCTAGACAACTGCCCCACCTACGTGAGGACTTAGGATATTTTCAACTCGCCGGTGGGCAGGGCGGAGTTGTTAAGGGCTGTGTTAAAAGCCGACTCGCCCAGCGGAAAAATCTTCGGAAAATTAGTCGGGGCGGCGAAACTCACTGAGGAGCACTTAGAGAAAATATATACCTACTACTACCAATGCCTGGAGTGTAGGAAGTGCGCATACGCCTGTCCCTTCGGCATTGACCAAGCCGATATAACCCGGCTGGTTAGGGATGTGATGTATGAGGCAGGTATAATTTCGAAATACATCGCGACGGTAATAGACGCAGTGGAGAGGACTGGCACTAACCTCGGCATGAAGCCTCTGGCGGTAGTCAAGTCTATTACATTCGCCGCGGGGGAGATAAAGGAGGAGAAAAAAGTGGAAGTGGAGTATTACATTTACAGAGACGATCAGGGGAAGATGTTAAAATATAAAGGCGATCAGCTAGTGGGCGAGGTGACTAAGGAATCAGGGGACTGGCCCGAGGCCTTGTTATTACCTCCTTCCGCCGACTTCTTTACAAATATAGAGACGTTAAAGGGGTATATGCTCTTCCTCCACCTAATGGGAATTAAATTCGCCTTCTCCACTGAAATGGCCGAGCTGGCAAACTTCGGCTTGTTCGCAAGCGAGAGGCACATGAAGTTCATCGGCCAGAAGGCGGTGAACGCCGCCTTAAGGCTTGGGGTTAAGTTCGTAATTGCGGGGGAGTGCGGACACGGATGGAGGGCGTTTAAAAACTACACAGGCCCGGAGCTGGAGAAACACGGCATTAAGACAATGCACGTATTCCACCTCGTAATAGACGCTATTAAAAACGGCAAATTGAAGCTAAACCCTGAGGCGAATGGAGATATAGTGTACACATTCCAAGACTCTTGTAACTACGCCAGAGGCGGCGATTTGACTGAGGAGCCCCGGTTTATAATTAAACACGTGGTGAAGAAATTCGTCGAGTCTCCCAACAACCGGGAGAAGACTTGGTGTTGCGGCGGCGGGGGAGGCCTGTTGACTGACGGGCTTTTGCCGTAGAGAATTCAATACGCCAAGAACTGGTACGAAGACGCCTTGAAGGCAGGCGCCAACCACGTGGTGAGGGCTTGCGCCATATGCAAGGCGCAGCTAAGCCACACTATTCCGCACCTCAACAAGGAGTACGGCAAAAGTATTACATACAGCGGGTTAATGGATTTAGTCTACAAGGCCACAGTGGTGTAATAGCTGGCAATAAATTCGAATTCTATTCGAAATTTATTTCGCAGATATTCCTATTTTGCCAGTTAATAATACATTTTAACATAAGTATCGACGATTCTATGAAATCGGTAGTAATAATAGGTGGGGGAGTTGGGGGCTTGTTCACCGCCAATAAATTGGCGTCTAAATTATCGGCAGAAATTAGAAGAGGCGAGGTGTCAGTAACTGTAGTGGAGCCTCAAGACAGACAAGTGTACCAGCCGGGCTTTCTATACGTGCCGTTTAAAGAATTAACGCCTGATGTAATGTTCAAGCCTGTGTCTAAACTGGTGTCGCCGTTAGTAAAAGTGGAGAGAGAGCCCGCGGCTAAAATTGACCTGTCGGCGAAGAAAATAGTTTTGCAAAGCGGTAAGGAGCTGAAATATGACTACTTAATCGTGGCGACTGGGGCTGTGGTGAAGACGGGGAGCTACCCCGGGTTTGGAGAGGCGTGGCACACCTTATGGACTTATGAAGGCGCTAAGAGACTGAGGGAGGCGTTGAGGAGGTTTAACGGCGGCACAATCGTAGTCTCTGTGACGTCTACGCCGTATAAATGCCCCGTCGCTCCGTACGAGTTCCTCGGACTCTTGAACGACTATTTAATGGCCACCGGGCTCAGGGCGAAGACAAAGGTTATTTTCACCACAGTGGCGCCGCACCTCCACGCCCAGCCGCAAGTCAATAAATTCCTAGAGGAGATCATGAGGATGTGGGGCTTTGATTACAAGACGAAATTCCAAGTAAACGCAATAGAGCCCGGCAAAATCTCCGGCCCGGAGGAGATTAAGGCAGATTTAATTATGGCAGTGCCGCCTCACGGAGGCTCCGAGGTTGTGACTAAGTCCGGGATAGGAGACCAAGCTGGGTGGGTGCCAGTGGATAGACACACGCTTCAGATTCAAGCCCAGGGCGCCACTGGGGCGGAATACGCCATAGGCGACGCCACTAACCTTCCAGTTCCTAAGGCGGGTTCCGTGGCTCACTTCCAGAGCGAGATTGTGTCGTCGAGAATAGCAGAGGAGATACAATTGGGATACTCCGACACTGAATACGACGGCCGCGTTATATGTTTTATACTCACAGGCTTTGAAGAGGCAACTGTGGTCTCGTGGAATTACGAAAACCCGGCGAAATACCCGCCGCCTCCCAGCCGCTTCTTCAACCGCTTGAAAGACATGACTAATTACTCTATATGGTCAGTGATGAGGTGCGGGCTATGACGGCCCAAGAGCTCAAGCCCAGCGAGGAGAAAATAGAAAAACTCATAGAATTGCTTCAACAAGACAAAGTCCAAGAGGCTTTGATAAGCATAGTTGAGCGCCTCGACATAATTAAAGAGTTGGTCAACACGCTGTATGACTTCAAGAGGAGCGGAGTATTAGATGACCTGTTAAACGCCGCCGCCTCGCTTAGGTTCTTCACCGAGGGCCTACTCACCAGGGAGTTCATGGAAAGAGTATCTATACTACAAGAGGTGGCCCTGATTGCCGGCAACAATTTAGCAATGGACAGCTCTAAGGTGGACTGTCTCACATACGCCGTAGCCGCAGCGGATGACGCAAAGCCCGTGGGCCTATTTGGCTTATTAAACGCCTTGAGAGATCCAGAGGTGCAGAGAGGACTGGGCTTTTTAATAGCAGTGCTTAAAAAACTCGGTTCTTGCCAGCGCTGAAATCCCCCCTTTTTACGTTGAATTTAACATCTCGTACCGTCTTATAATTTTCAACTCTGTAGCGCTGAGCTTCCTCCTAGCCACTTCAGACTTCTTTAATTCGCCCTCCCGAGCCGTCACCTTGTATATGGTGATCTCCCCGGGGTCTTCCCGCACGGCGTATCTGACCTCCTTGCCCTCTATCAGCTTGGGGAAATCGGCGAGTTCCTCAACGGCGTAGTAGGCGGGAGTGTGAAGTATGGCGACTCTCTCCACATACGGAAGTAGAGACGCCACGGCCTCGGCGAGGTCGTTTCTATAAGGCCCCATTAAAAAGAGGGCGTGTCTAGCGGAGTTGCGGAACTGCGCAGCGGGGACGGCCTCTACCCTCTTGCCCCTCGCCATTAACAAGGCCGTAATGGCAGAGGCCATTGAGATACAGCTGGGCGAGTTTTCAAAAACTATAACCACGTCGTCTAAATCAGAGGCCATGTCGGCGTATATTAAAGAGAGGACAGCTCTGTACTCCACCTCGGCCCCCTCCATTGAGGACATTGCGAATACTAGTTTTAAACATTGAGGGGCGAAATCAAGTGAGCATTAAAATACTGTTGCCAGTTGGCAGTATATGTATGACGTTGTAGTCCTCGGGGGCGGCAGCGCTGGCGTGGCCGCCGCCGTGAAGGCGGCGCAACTAGGGGCTAAAGTAGCCGTTGTAAACTCAGGGCCTCTCGGGGGTACTTGTGTTAATGTTGGCTGTGTGCCCAGCAAATTTCTCATCAGAGCGGCTCAGCTAAAACGCTACGCAGAACGCCCCTTCTTCAAGGGCATTTCCGCCAAAGTGGAGGTGGCTTTTGACGCGCTGTTGCAACACATGAAGGAAGTGGTGGAGGAGTTGCGCAGGGAGAAATACGAGGAGGTTTTGAAGTATTACGACGTCGACATTATAGAGGGATACGGCTACTTAAAAGATGCAAAGACCGTGAAAGTAGGGGAGAGGGAGGTGCGGGGCGAGAAGATAATAGTGGCCACTGGGGCCAGGCCTAGGGTGCCTGAGATCCCGGGCCTTAAAGAGGCCATGGCGCGAGGGATGGCCTTCACCAACGAGGAGTTTTTTAAACTTGATCATATGCCCAGCTCTATAGTGTTTATCGGCGGCGGCGCCATAGCCGCCGAGCTGTCGCAAGCGCTGGCGAGGCTGGGGATAGAGGTGGCCGTAATATACCGCAGCTCTTTTTTAAAATACGAGGAGGAGATTGCCTCCAAATTCGTCGAAGAGCTTTTAGCAAACGAAGGCGTCCGCTTAATAAAAGCCGCGGTCACTGCGGTGGAAATTAGGGGCAGGGAGGTGGAGGTGAGACACTCAGGGGGCTCCGTTAGGGCCGAGGCCCTCTTCGTGGCGGCTGGAAGGGCGCCCAATATTGAGCCGCTTGGGGGCCTCCTAAAACTGGGGCCTAACGGCGGCGTTTTAGTCAACGAGAGGATGGAGACCTCCCTCCCAGGCGTTTACGCCGCGGGAGACGTCACGGGGGGTTTAGAGGGCGCGCGCTTCTTAGAAAACGCCGCCGCCAGACAAGGCGTTGTGGCGGCGGTAAACGCCATGGGGGGAAATGCCAAGTTCAACCCCCTGGCGGTTCCCCGCGTGGTCTTCACAGATCCGGCAGTCGCCAGCGTGGGCCTCAGGGAGGAGGACATGATTAAAGGCGGCATAGGGTGTCGTTGTAGAGCCGCGCCTATTGAGGCAGTCGCGGCAGGGTGGACTAAGGGGCAGACAACGGGGTTTATAAAAATCAACACATACCCAGAGACTTGGAAAGTATCTGTAAAGAGGGGGAAAATAGCGGGAGCTTTAGTCGTTGCGCCGGAGGCAGAGGAGTTAATAAACGTCTTCGCCATGGCGATTCAGCTGGGGCTCACGGTAGAAGACTTGATTGAGTGGCTACCCAGTTTCCCCTCTTACGGAGAGGCCCTGAGGCTGGCCGCGCTTGCCTTTTATACAGATCCCACTAAACTGAGCTGTTGCGGCGGGTAAATCCCTTTTTGACGCGGCGGTATTAGGCAGTTTTTGACGCCGTCGGGGAACACTCCTCATTCCTTTAATAAAGGCACAGTTTTTAACGGCGATTTTATAGTGGCAATTTATTCACAAATGATATTTTTTATATATGTATTTCGAGAATTATATACATGGAGATAGATTACGCCGGGCTGAAGCACTTTGGCGTTGACGGCGAGCCGATAGGGGCGGATAGAGTCGGCGAGTTTCTCAAAATCCCCGGCGTTGTGGTAGACAAGCTGGCGCCGGGACAACACGTCGACTTTGTAACCCTGAGAGTTAGACATGAGGGAAAAGGCGTGGTCTCCTTCGCCAAGTCGCACCACGCCTTCGTCGAGCTGTTACGGCTTGAGCCAGGGGACGCCTTCCTTCTGTACTGCACATGCCCGATAGTGGACAAATTCCTAGTCATAACCAGAGAGGGAGAAACGGTTAAGCTGATTTACAAAAGGCTTTGAGCCTCTAAAATTATTTTTTTCATCGCGTTCATCCACTGGTATTTCGCCTCGGCGTTTTCTCTTGAGGGGCCGTAGATATTTCGCCACAATATGTCGCCGTATATAGGCCACCACGCCTTTGCGCCTCTAACAGCCTCTTGGGGAGTTAGCCTAACGGCGTCTTCGCTGTATAAAAATCCCGGGGGTTTAGCCTCTAGCCCCATATCCTCTAATATTTTGGCGGAGGCCACTAACGCCTCATAAAAAGCCGCCCATCCGGTCTTTACCACGTGCCACACCACATCGCCTACTGCATATATATCGTCCCAGCCCAGCGCCCTCATATTGTCGTCTACTCTAATATAGCCAAATTCCCCCTCCCTCGCAAGCCCTGCCTCCACCAGCCACGGCCACCCCCTATGTGGAGGAGTCCACACGAGGCTGTCATATTTCACCACATCGCCGTCGTCTAATACCAACTCATTGGCCCGCACCTCCACCACCTCGTGTCCTCCGATAAAACCTATTCCCCTCTCTTCCATTAAAGAGGCTACCTTATCGCCCAGCCCGGATATTTGGTGTACAAACTCCGCCGGTATTTCCTTTACGCCCGAGACTACAGAGATCTCGGCCTGTGGATTTAGCCACTTTATTAAAAAGGCCATTTCATAAGGCGCAGAGGTGCATCGATAAGGCAAACCTGGGTGGGCAATTACCACGCGGCCGCGTGCATTTCTCAACGCGCCTATATTAGACAGGACGTTACTATCATCGTAAATATTTACATATTTTGCGCCCGGCTCAATTGAGACATCCTCATACGCCAGCCTAATCCCCGGGGCCAGCACTAAATAGCGGTATTGAAAAACGCCTGCTGTAGTGTAGACAAGCCTATTGCCGGGATCCACTGCAAACGCCTCCCCCCTTATGTATTTCTCAAACCTCGTGGCATATTCCCCAGGCTGAGCCAAGCCGAGGACAATATCCTCCTTAGCAGGGCCCACGACGTAATATTCGCCCCTCTCTATTACTACTACGTCTAAACCCTTTAGGTTTTTTACAATTGTAGATCCCGCGAGGCCTCCCCCCACTACAACCACGTCGGCTTTTCTAATACGGGGTCTTGTCAACAAATAGCCGCCGACAGCGCCCGCGGCAATGGCGGCGACGAATTTTAGAAAATCTCGCCGTTTCATAGACTATGATAAGCGTGTACCGCTGGGTGGTAGAGGTGGATTAACACCTCAGGCACGGCGTATAACATAACGCCGCCGAAGAGAGAAGCCCAGAATTTATACGAGCTAAGTCCCCCCATTAAAGAGGCGGCCACTAAATTATTTCTAAACATGGCGTATACTATCAACGCGGCTGATCCCGCCTGTGCGGTCGCCAATATGAGCCTGGGGTATATGTCTGTAGAGAGAGGAGGCAATACCCAATATGAAAGCCAGCCGGCGGGGAAAGTTATGGCAGGTACGGGCCAAGTCTTAAGAGCTGATTTTGTAGACGACGCCACAGCCCTCAGCACGAAAACCTCAACTCCTGCGAAAGTTATTAAGCCTGATAACAACAGCGGCTCTGCCAGCTCTGAATATCTGGGTAAAGAGTATACAGCTGAGGCAATCATTAGGCCGTAGGAGTAGTTATACAGCCCAAGCCCCAGGGCTAGGGCATCGCCGGGGCTGACTTTAGTGCCAGCCCTTAGAAAAACTAGGAAAGCAGCCGAGGTTATAATTACTGCATATAAGAAAAGCGGAATGAGATTCACAGGCCAGGCTACTGCAAGAGACTTGGGGAGGGAAGAGGCGTTGCCCCCAGCCATAAGAGCCATATGAGCCGCGGCCCCGCCCGCAATTGCGTAAACATACGGCCTAGTCCCCACTCTGAGCAATGGGAAAAACAGAAAATAAACAAAGAGGAAAAAGAGGGGTTCTTTTATGAAAATCATCTCCCCCAGATTTTTAGCCACTCGCCAGAGGGAATAGCCACAACCCATACTGCGGCATCTGCCTTGAAATGTTTTACTACGGACCATGTTGATGTGTCAAGAACGACTAATCCACCTGCCCCGGCGAGATAAAAATACTTACCGTCTTGGCTGAACACCCCCTGCACCGCGCTCTTTAAGTAATCTGGAACTACTTTAACCTCTTTAATTACTTGGTATGACGGCGGAAGAGATCTCACGTATACCCCAACGCCTGACACCACAGTAACTACCTCATCCCTGGCCGGATTTTCAACAGCCATATATGCTATAGACGGATAACTGACCTCTTTTATAAGCCACGCAGTACCTCTATTTACATCTATTTCTAACACAGCCTCATAGGGCTTGGTCTCGCTCTGTAGTATTCCGTATTGTGGCTTGTAATAACTCCAATAAGTCATGAAGGGCTCTGTATACGTCTGCTCTCCTGGCTTCTTGAAATAATATCTAGCCACCTCTCTCCCAGAGGGCACTTCTAAAACTAAGCCGTATTCAGGTTTATTTGGATCTTGATCTGCTTTCACTGGTATAAAGACGTACTTCCCGTCTGGAGAAGGCGCGACGTCACACGGATTAGCGTCTAAATTTACCACGTTGACTATCTCCATTTTCTGGAGGTCAATAAACACCACCCTTTGGGCTTGTCTTTGGCTGATAATTAAATACCTGCCATCTGGCGTGACGCCGGCGTACTGTCTAGTGAATTTATCATAAGTCTTCATAAGCTTTATATCTCTAAACGTCACTCTGTCAATAAAGGCGACATATGAGCCGTTGGGGTTTTCAAATAGTAAAATAAAATACGGCAAATTCCCCAGGAAATATCTCGGCGTCCACGTCTCTAAAGTGCTGGGCTTTGCCAGTCCCTTAAGGGTAGCGTATAAAACCTCATACACTGGAGAGCTGAGGGTGTATTTCAAATCGATTTTAGCCACTACGTCGTTAGTAGAGGGGTCAATAACATATGCGTATAGGACATCCCCCTCTCTTATAGCTGCGTATACCAGACCGCGCGGCTTTACTTGTTGTTGCAACGCCTTTATTTGCTCCTCCCTCTGGGCCAGCGTCTTGTTAAGCTCTGTTATTTTAGTCTGTAGTTGGGATAGCTCCGACTTAAGCGTATCGGCCTCGGCTTTGGCTTTGCTGAGTTCTTGGGATAACTGCGCCACTTGGGAGGCATATTGTGTATACACTGCGACTAGCGCTATGAGAAGGACGACAATAATTACTACTAAGATATAAGTCGCCTTCATATTATCCGCCGCAGGCTAGGGCTATTTGTCTCTTGCCGCCTAGCTGCACTGCTACTCCAGAGGCGCCGCTTTTCACAGCCACGTCGTAAAGCATTACATCAAGCTGCACAGTGTGGACGTTAAGAGACGGCACGAGTATCATGTGTAGCGCGCTGTCGCCGACGATATACACTAAGCTACAAGTGGGATCGGCCCTAACCCTCAATCCCCCTACGTCAAGTGTCTTTATTAGTGATAAGTCTGGAACTCTCAGGGCATACGTCTTATCTGCGGTGATCACCAACATTATGCCTCTACAAGCCCGTAGATATTGGACCTCCCCACCCACTGTGGCCCTGGATATCTGCTTGCCGCTGAATCTCTCAAAGGAAATTACGTCATTGCCCTTAGCCACAAAGAAGTAGTAGGCCCCTACGAATAGCTTATCGCCGCCAACTCCGAACTCCCTCAGCTGCTCAAGATCTTCTGAGAGGACATAAAGTTTTTCTCCCGTTAGAACATATACCTCATTCTCATCTGGCATGGCCACTAGATCTCTCACATCACTGATTTTTTCACTACCCTTTTCCTCTAATTCAGGAACGCCGAGCCTATAGATACCCTCCTCGGCCCCAACATAAATATCATTCCCCATTAGTGATGCCGCCTTAATTCCCTTGATATACAGTCTAGTATATATATCTTGACCTTTAATTACATATACATATTCAGAAGAAATAAATATAGTATATCCTGCGACATCGCCTACATAAATTATTTT
It encodes the following:
- a CDS encoding DUF6955 family protein produces the protein MTYKIGLLIDEKRYEAIKNTPLAQSLKSMFGGEIKMLEVEVDEETAKRILAEFPSARVDARGFLEDLPVAFKRALFEAIAQEGNADKSVFEKVFQKIDVIKEAAKKEKEYVPPP
- a CDS encoding DUF1641 domain-containing protein yields the protein MTAQELKPSEEKIEKLIELLQQDKVQEALISIVERLDIIKELVNTLYDFKRSGVLDDLLNAAASLRFFTEGLLTREFMERVSILQEVALIAGNNLAMDSSKVDCLTYAVAAADDAKPVGLFGLLNALRDPEVQRGLGFLIAVLKKLGSCQR
- the sat gene encoding sulfate adenylyltransferase — translated: MPAPLEPHGGRLVYNVIEDRDKAAAMIQGLPSIEIEPTLGPDGSPIRNPYREIMSIAYGFFSPVEGFMTRNEVESILKERRLLNGWLFPFPLIYDVDEEKIKGIKEGDSVLLKLKGKPLAVLNVEEIWRLPDRKELADAVFGTPERNKEVVKKRFDEKHPGWLIYRSMRPMALAGKITVVNPPRFKEPYSRFWMPPRVSREYVEKKGWRIVVAHQTRNVPHIGHEMLMKRAMFVAGGERPGDAVLVNAIIGAKRPGDYVDEAILEGHEALNKAGYFHPDRHVVTMTLWDMRYGNPLESLLHGIIRQNMGATHHMFGRDHAATGDYYDPYATQYLWTRGLPSYGLNEPPHMTDKGLRIKPVNLGEFAYCPKCGEYTYLGMSYEGYKEVALCGHTPERISGSLLRGIIIEGLRPPKVVMRPEVYDVIVKWWRVYGYPYVTDKYLRIKEQELEVEL
- a CDS encoding respiratory nitrate reductase subunit gamma — translated: MDPVTIILYGVFPYISLLLFAGGVLYRLGSWLSASGLTGLYSVAVKGYTWSFGSRLGEVLKRVFLLYTLTMSDKMLLVGSFLFHWGIWIALLGHASMIIPPEQFGMPKETHKAIALYAGGTAGVMSLIGLVILLIRRIVRSDVRRLSFLDDWFALILLLLLVAVGNYQTLVLRPDYMETVAPWVQSVLAGSPRLELVEHWDFATKLHVFLALLFIAYVPFGKLIHPFSFLAMPTLWKSPTKLYGYILAKIRG
- a CDS encoding HEPN domain-containing protein, with translation MIHPKWLERHYRHMKEALRGLELGDHPWACYNAFVAVRSLILGLLGRPPHSPTPSVEALPALLKKLSPNPPEEVMRCARCLEKRLTDPKGEMCVKCADILCDYLAKLVSPSLFEKFKF
- the merA gene encoding mercury(II) reductase, with the translated sequence MYDVVVLGGGSAGVAAAVKAAQLGAKVAVVNSGPLGGTCVNVGCVPSKFLIRAAQLKRYAERPFFKGISAKVEVAFDALLQHMKEVVEELRREKYEEVLKYYDVDIIEGYGYLKDAKTVKVGEREVRGEKIIVATGARPRVPEIPGLKEAMARGMAFTNEEFFKLDHMPSSIVFIGGGAIAAELSQALARLGIEVAVIYRSSFLKYEEEIASKFVEELLANEGVRLIKAAVTAVEIRGREVEVRHSGGSVRAEALFVAAGRAPNIEPLGGLLKLGPNGGVLVNERMETSLPGVYAAGDVTGGLEGARFLENAAARQGVVAAVNAMGGNAKFNPLAVPRVVFTDPAVASVGLREEDMIKGGIGCRCRAAPIEAVAAGWTKGQTTGFIKINTYPETWKVSVKRGKIAGALVVAPEAEELINVFAMAIQLGLTVEDLIEWLPSFPSYGEALRLAALAFYTDPTKLSCCGG
- a CDS encoding NAD(P)/FAD-dependent oxidoreductase, whose amino-acid sequence is MKSVVIIGGGVGGLFTANKLASKLSAEIRRGEVSVTVVEPQDRQVYQPGFLYVPFKELTPDVMFKPVSKLVSPLVKVEREPAAKIDLSAKKIVLQSGKELKYDYLIVATGAVVKTGSYPGFGEAWHTLWTYEGAKRLREALRRFNGGTIVVSVTSTPYKCPVAPYEFLGLLNDYLMATGLRAKTKVIFTTVAPHLHAQPQVNKFLEEIMRMWGFDYKTKFQVNAIEPGKISGPEEIKADLIMAVPPHGGSEVVTKSGIGDQAGWVPVDRHTLQIQAQGATGAEYAIGDATNLPVPKAGSVAHFQSEIVSSRIAEEIQLGYSDTEYDGRVICFILTGFEEATVVSWNYENPAKYPPPPSRFFNRLKDMTNYSIWSVMRCGL